Genomic window (Trichocoleus sp.):
TGGCAAATCTGGCAATTTTTGATCAAGACTTTCAAATGCGCGGCATTGTCGATCGCGGTGAGTTGCAGTGGTTTCAACCTATCCGCTCTCATGCGCTACACTCTCATGCGCTACAGTAGATTTCATGTCATCTCCACCCGATCGCGCTTGGACTCCGCAACCCACGAATGACGGCTCGTTTACCTTTTTCTCAAACGAGTTCGGTGAAGCCTTTCACAGCACAAAGGGAGCTAGAGAAGAAGCCTTTCTCAAGTTTGTGAAAGCCACAGATCTCGCCCAAAAAGCAACCCGCGATCGGCTCTTGCTGCTTGATGTCTGCTATGGTCTGGGCTACAACACCGCAGCGGCGCTGGAAACAATTTGGGCAGTCAATCCGAACTGTCGAGTGGAGTGGTATGGGCTAGAACTCGATGCATCTGTTCCCCAGGCAGCGATCGAACCTCCGCTGATTGAATCCTGGTCGCCTGCGGTGCAAAAGGTGCTGCAATCGATCGCCCAGTTCCATCACTGCAAAACGGATACTCTCACTGCAACCTTACTCATTGGCGATGCGCGTCATTGCCTTCAAGACATTCGTGCAGCCAAATTTCAGGCAGATGCTATCTTCTTTGACCCCTTCTCGCCACGCCGCTGTCCCCAACTCTGGACAGTCGAGTTTTTTACCCAAATCGCTCACTGCCTCGCTCCAGACGGCAAACTCGCAACTTATTCGCGATCGGCATCGGTGCGATCGGCAATGATTGAGGCTGGGCTGGCGATCGGCACAATTCCCCTGAATCATCCTTCTGATCTGTCGCATGAGTGGTCTCAGGGAACCGTCGGCGGTTGGTCTTCAAACGGGCTACCGCTACTTTCGCTCATGGAACAGGAGCATCTGCAAACCCGCGCCGCCATCCCTTATCGCGATCCAACCCTATCAGACTCAGCAGCCAGCATTCTGCACCGACAACAGCAAGAGCAACAAGCCTCAACGCGAGAATCCACTTCAAGCTGGCGCAGACGTTGGGGGATTGTCTAAGTAGAAATCTATGCAGAAATCTATGCAGAAATCTATGCAGGAATAAGGCAAAAGAAACGCAGCGCAGGGA
Coding sequences:
- a CDS encoding MnmC family methyltransferase, producing the protein MSSPPDRAWTPQPTNDGSFTFFSNEFGEAFHSTKGAREEAFLKFVKATDLAQKATRDRLLLLDVCYGLGYNTAAALETIWAVNPNCRVEWYGLELDASVPQAAIEPPLIESWSPAVQKVLQSIAQFHHCKTDTLTATLLIGDARHCLQDIRAAKFQADAIFFDPFSPRRCPQLWTVEFFTQIAHCLAPDGKLATYSRSASVRSAMIEAGLAIGTIPLNHPSDLSHEWSQGTVGGWSSNGLPLLSLMEQEHLQTRAAIPYRDPTLSDSAASILHRQQQEQQASTRESTSSWRRRWGIV